The following proteins are encoded in a genomic region of Hymenobacter siberiensis:
- a CDS encoding PQQ-dependent sugar dehydrogenase encodes MKKSITRPLLLTAALAGSFSLYSLTSKPTVAPDADNAGLKLPAGFGALVVAETGGRARHLAVTPEGNIFVKLNRPKDGKGILELKPTATGKATVSGGFGSYGGTGIYAKDGYLYASSDEDVYRYKLDAKGEVTNPAQPEKIITGLLNRGEHESKSIVLDNAGNVYVNVGAYSNSCQVKDREKGSMGRPDCPILDSAGGIWQFRADKANQTYGSGTRYATGLRNVVGLDWNAQNNQLFVMQHGRDQLHDIFPAMYDTKESAEQPAECLYEITKGANAGWPFLYYNGLTHQKILAPEYGGDGKKLADPKYLEPAAAYPAHMAPDGLLFYTGTMFPAKYRNGAFIAFHGSWNRAPEPQKGYYVVFQPFKNGKPSGQWEVFADNFAGSDAKAAAGRADHKPCGLAQGPDGSLYVSDDKAGTIYRIVYNQK; translated from the coding sequence ATGAAAAAATCGATAACCCGCCCGTTGCTGCTCACGGCAGCCCTGGCCGGCAGCTTCAGCCTCTACTCCCTCACCAGCAAGCCCACCGTGGCCCCCGACGCTGATAATGCTGGCCTGAAGCTGCCCGCCGGCTTCGGCGCGCTGGTGGTGGCCGAAACAGGCGGCCGCGCCCGGCACCTGGCCGTGACGCCGGAAGGCAATATTTTTGTAAAGTTGAACCGGCCCAAAGACGGCAAAGGCATTCTGGAGCTAAAGCCCACCGCCACCGGTAAGGCCACTGTTTCGGGCGGCTTCGGTAGCTACGGCGGCACGGGCATTTATGCTAAGGACGGCTATCTGTACGCCTCTTCGGATGAGGACGTGTACCGCTATAAGCTGGATGCGAAAGGGGAGGTGACCAACCCCGCGCAGCCCGAAAAAATCATCACCGGCCTGCTGAACCGGGGCGAGCACGAGAGCAAATCCATTGTGCTGGATAATGCCGGCAACGTCTATGTCAACGTCGGGGCGTATTCGAATTCCTGCCAGGTGAAGGACCGGGAGAAAGGCTCGATGGGCCGGCCCGACTGCCCGATTCTGGATTCGGCGGGCGGCATCTGGCAGTTCCGGGCCGATAAGGCCAACCAGACCTACGGCTCGGGCACGCGCTACGCCACCGGCCTGCGCAACGTGGTGGGCCTCGACTGGAACGCGCAGAACAACCAGCTTTTCGTGATGCAGCACGGCCGCGACCAGCTCCACGACATCTTCCCCGCGATGTACGACACCAAGGAGTCGGCGGAGCAGCCGGCCGAGTGCCTCTACGAAATCACGAAGGGCGCCAACGCCGGCTGGCCCTTCCTGTACTATAATGGCCTGACGCACCAGAAAATACTGGCCCCCGAGTACGGCGGCGACGGCAAGAAGCTGGCCGACCCCAAGTACCTGGAGCCCGCCGCCGCCTACCCCGCCCACATGGCCCCCGATGGCCTGCTGTTCTACACCGGCACCATGTTTCCGGCCAAGTACCGCAACGGCGCGTTCATCGCCTTCCACGGGTCCTGGAACCGGGCTCCCGAGCCCCAAAAAGGCTATTACGTGGTGTTTCAGCCCTTCAAAAACGGCAAGCCCAGCGGCCAGTGGGAAGTGTTTGCCGATAACTTCGCCGGCTCGGATGCCAAGGCGGCCGCCGGCCGCGCCGACCACAAGCCCTGCGGCTTGGCCCAGGGCCCCGATGGCTCGCTCTACGTGAGCGACGATAAGGCCGGCACCATCTACCGCATCGTATACAACCAGAAATAA